One stretch of Burkholderia sp. DNA includes these proteins:
- the gndA gene encoding NADP-dependent phosphogluconate dehydrogenase, translated as MGKQAIGVVGMAVMGRNLALNIESRGHAVSVYNRSRDKTDELSAKFPDRKLVPTYTLEEFVASLETPRCILLMVKAGKATDATIAALKPLLGKGDVLIDGGNTHFTDTIRRNQELAQSGLHFIGTGVSGGEEGALHGPSIMPGGQRDGYDLVEPIFKQIAAKAPGDGEPCVAYMGPDGTGHYVKMVHNGIEYGDMQLIAESYAVLKQVAGLSNEELGKVYTEWNQGELDSYLIQITSKIFDKKDEETGQHLVDVILDRAAQKGTGKWTSQNALDLGVPLPLITESVFARVLSSLKTQRVAASKVLKKPSPTKRDGDRAAFVEAVRRALYLSKVISYAQGFSQLDTASKEYGWKLNLGEIARIFRAGCIIRARFLQKITDAYTASQELANLLLDPYFQEISTNYQQALRDVVVAAVQAGVPVPAFSSAVAYFDSYRSARLPANLVQAQRDFFGAHTFERTDKPGSFHANWA; from the coding sequence ATGGGAAAACAAGCAATCGGTGTGGTCGGGATGGCCGTGATGGGCCGCAATCTGGCATTGAACATCGAGAGCCGCGGTCACGCTGTGTCCGTGTACAACCGTAGCCGCGACAAGACCGATGAGCTGAGCGCCAAATTTCCAGACCGCAAGCTGGTGCCGACCTATACGCTGGAGGAATTCGTTGCGTCGCTCGAAACGCCGCGCTGCATCCTGCTGATGGTCAAGGCTGGCAAAGCCACGGACGCGACCATCGCCGCGCTCAAGCCACTGCTCGGCAAGGGCGACGTGCTGATCGACGGCGGTAATACGCATTTTACGGACACCATCCGCCGCAACCAGGAACTCGCGCAATCGGGCCTGCACTTCATCGGCACGGGCGTGTCGGGCGGCGAGGAGGGCGCGCTGCACGGCCCCTCGATCATGCCGGGCGGCCAGCGCGACGGCTACGATCTGGTCGAGCCGATCTTCAAGCAAATCGCCGCAAAGGCGCCGGGCGATGGCGAGCCCTGTGTCGCCTATATGGGCCCGGACGGCACCGGCCACTACGTGAAGATGGTCCACAACGGCATCGAGTACGGCGACATGCAGCTGATCGCCGAAAGCTACGCGGTACTCAAGCAAGTGGCGGGGCTGTCGAACGAGGAACTCGGCAAGGTCTATACCGAATGGAACCAGGGTGAACTCGATAGCTACCTGATCCAGATCACCTCGAAGATCTTCGATAAGAAGGACGAGGAAACCGGCCAGCATCTGGTGGACGTAATCCTCGATCGCGCCGCGCAGAAGGGCACCGGAAAGTGGACCAGCCAGAACGCACTTGACCTGGGCGTGCCGCTGCCGCTGATCACCGAATCGGTATTTGCGCGCGTGCTGTCCTCGCTGAAGACGCAGCGCGTAGCCGCCAGCAAGGTGCTGAAGAAACCGTCGCCGACTAAGCGGGATGGCGATCGCGCCGCTTTCGTCGAGGCGGTACGCCGCGCGCTCTACCTGAGCAAGGTGATCTCCTACGCGCAGGGTTTCTCACAGCTCGACACTGCCTCGAAGGAATATGGCTGGAAGCTCAATCTGGGTGAAATCGCGCGTATCTTCCGCGCCGGCTGTATCATCCGCGCACGCTTTCTGCAGAAGATCACGGATGCCTACACGGCCAGCCAGGAACTCGCAAACTTACTACTTGACCCGTATTTCCAGGAGATTTCAACTAACTACCAGCAGGCGCTGCGCGACGTGGTGGTAGCTGCGGTGCAGGCTGGCGTGCCGGTGCCGGCCTTCTCCTCGGCGGTCGCCTACTTCGATAG
- a CDS encoding IS5 family transposase, with protein sequence MRKDIHKTGEPKARYRVRNWEAYNEGLINRGNVTIWIDEAVLARIPDAIPTRGRPCLYGDTLIQTLLGVKSVYRLTLRALQGFTQSLRDLAFPSLPVPNYTTLFRRAKTLAVKLPILRDNEPIHLVVDRTGLKVYGEGEWKVRQHAYSKRRTWRKVHLALNANTGQVHAVLMTNQNVADGDALAKLLAQIPREEQIDVIGGDGAYDTKPCHAAIAARSAIPSIPPSEGSAHWPADMPGAAWRNGAVDAIARDGRREWKQDSGYHRRSLAENAMYRFKILTGNCFWARHIDSQATEVRLPFASSINQMADLARLQSVLIA encoded by the coding sequence ATGCGCAAGGACATACACAAGACAGGTGAGCCGAAGGCACGCTACCGTGTCAGGAATTGGGAGGCCTATAATGAAGGCCTGATCAACCGGGGGAACGTAACAATATGGATAGATGAAGCCGTCCTTGCCAGAATACCCGATGCCATACCCACACGTGGTCGCCCGTGTCTATACGGCGATACGCTGATTCAGACATTACTTGGCGTGAAGAGCGTCTATCGACTAACGTTGCGCGCCCTGCAAGGTTTCACCCAAAGTCTGCGCGATTTGGCCTTCCCGAGCTTGCCGGTGCCGAATTACACCACGCTCTTTCGCCGGGCAAAAACGCTTGCTGTCAAACTGCCGATCCTTCGTGACAATGAACCGATCCATCTGGTTGTCGACAGAACCGGTCTGAAAGTCTATGGAGAAGGTGAATGGAAGGTGCGCCAGCACGCCTACTCGAAGCGGCGCACGTGGCGTAAAGTCCATCTCGCGCTCAACGCGAATACGGGTCAAGTGCATGCCGTGCTAATGACGAATCAGAATGTGGCTGACGGTGACGCTCTGGCCAAGTTGCTCGCCCAGATTCCACGCGAAGAACAAATCGATGTCATCGGCGGTGATGGTGCCTACGACACCAAGCCATGCCATGCGGCCATTGCTGCACGCAGTGCTATTCCTTCAATTCCGCCAAGCGAGGGTTCCGCTCATTGGCCAGCAGATATGCCCGGTGCGGCGTGGCGTAATGGCGCGGTTGATGCAATTGCCCGTGACGGTCGTCGAGAATGGAAGCAAGACAGTGGCTACCACCGGCGATCGCTTGCCGAGAATGCGATGTATCGGTTCAAGATCCTCACCGGCAACTGTTTCTGGGCGCGTCACATCGACTCGCAGGCGACCGAGGTGAGGTTGCCGTTCGCGTCGTCCATCAACCAAATGGCGGACCTCGCTCGTCTGCAATCCGTTCTTATCGCCTGA
- the fabV gene encoding enoyl-ACP reductase FabV has protein sequence MIIKPRVRGCICVTAHPIGCEENVKEQIDYVVKQGPIANGPQKVLVIGSSTGYGLAARISTAFGSQADTLGVCFERPGSGTKPGTAGWYNSAAFEKIAKAEGCYAQTINGDAFSDEVKRVTIDIIKAHLGQVDLVVYSLAAPRRIHPQTGVVHNSTLKPISKSIVFRGLDTDKAVIKDTVLEPASQEEIANTVAVMGGGDWQMWIDALNQAGVLAPGAKTTAFTYLGDKITHDIYWNGSIGAAKKDLDKTVISLRQTLSVTGGDARVAVLKAVVTQASSAIPMMPLYLSLLFKVMKEASTHEGCIEQVYGLLHETMYGSTPHIDEDGRLRADYKELDPKVQEKVQALWNQVTNENLYELTDFTGYKHEFLRLFGFEIAGVDYDADVNTDVAIPGLISVGLGQFKE, from the coding sequence ATGATAATCAAACCCCGTGTGCGGGGCTGTATCTGCGTGACCGCTCATCCTATTGGATGTGAAGAGAACGTCAAGGAACAAATCGACTACGTCGTCAAGCAAGGCCCGATCGCCAACGGCCCGCAGAAGGTGCTTGTGATCGGCTCGTCGACTGGCTACGGTCTCGCCGCGCGTATCTCGACCGCCTTCGGCTCGCAGGCCGACACGCTGGGCGTGTGCTTTGAGCGCCCTGGCAGCGGGACCAAGCCCGGCACGGCTGGCTGGTACAACAGTGCCGCCTTCGAAAAAATCGCCAAAGCAGAAGGCTGCTACGCCCAGACCATCAACGGCGATGCTTTCTCCGACGAGGTCAAGCGTGTCACCATCGACATTATCAAGGCCCATCTCGGCCAGGTCGACCTGGTGGTCTACAGCCTGGCCGCACCGCGCCGTATACACCCGCAGACAGGCGTGGTGCACAACTCCACGCTCAAGCCGATTAGCAAGAGCATAGTATTCCGCGGCCTCGACACTGACAAGGCAGTGATCAAGGACACCGTCCTCGAGCCGGCCTCCCAGGAAGAGATCGCCAACACCGTGGCAGTGATGGGCGGCGGAGACTGGCAGATGTGGATCGACGCGCTCAACCAGGCCGGCGTGCTGGCCCCGGGCGCGAAGACCACCGCTTTCACCTACCTCGGCGACAAGATCACCCACGACATCTACTGGAACGGCTCGATCGGTGCGGCCAAGAAGGATCTCGACAAAACTGTGATCAGCCTGCGCCAGACGCTTTCCGTCACCGGCGGCGACGCACGCGTAGCGGTGCTAAAGGCGGTAGTCACACAAGCTAGCTCGGCAATCCCGATGATGCCGCTGTACCTTTCGCTGTTGTTCAAGGTGATGAAGGAAGCCAGCACACACGAAGGCTGTATCGAACAGGTCTACGGGCTGCTGCACGAAACGATGTATGGCTCGACGCCGCATATCGACGAGGACGGTCGCTTACGCGCAGACTATAAGGAACTCGATCCAAAGGTACAGGAAAAAGTGCAGGCGCTGTGGAACCAGGTCACCAACGAGAACCTCTACGAGCTGACCGATTTCACCGGCTACAAGCACGAGTTCCTGCGCCTATTCGGCTTCGAGATTGCCGGTGTCGATTACGACGCAGACGTCAATACCGACGTGGCGATCCCGGGGCTGATCTCGGTCGGCCTGGGCCAGTTTAAAGAGTAA
- a CDS encoding HU family DNA-binding protein yields the protein MANSTKKVAKKAAALAKKVAVKPAAPAKKVVAKKAVGKIPSAPTPIKESFTKASLATHIAERAEIELKTVKAVLSTLENVILGSIHKKGTGEFTLPGLLKISAQAVAAKKKRFGKDPFTGEERWFPAKPASVRVKARALKKLKDAAA from the coding sequence ATGGCGAATTCCACAAAAAAAGTGGCCAAGAAGGCTGCCGCACTGGCCAAGAAAGTGGCTGTTAAACCTGCAGCGCCCGCGAAGAAAGTAGTGGCCAAGAAGGCTGTCGGGAAGATTCCGTCTGCTCCGACGCCGATCAAAGAAAGCTTCACCAAAGCATCGCTGGCGACGCACATTGCTGAGCGTGCTGAAATCGAGCTGAAGACAGTCAAGGCCGTGCTCTCGACGCTGGAAAATGTGATCCTCGGTTCGATCCACAAAAAAGGTACAGGCGAGTTTACGCTGCCAGGTCTGCTGAAGATCTCGGCGCAAGCAGTGGCAGCGAAGAAGAAGCGCTTCGGCAAAGATCCGTTCACGGGTGAAGAGCGCTGGTTCCCGGCCAAGCCGGCGAGCGTACGCGTCAAGGCACGTGCACTGAAGAAGCTGAAGGACGCAGCAGCATAA
- a CDS encoding transposase, whose protein sequence is MTIWINEAVLARIPDAIPTRGRACLYGDMLIQALLGVKTVYRLTLRALQGFI, encoded by the coding sequence GTGACGATATGGATAAATGAAGCCGTCCTTGCCAGAATACCCGACGCCATACCCACGCGTGGTCGAGCGTGTCTATACGGCGATATGCTGATTCAGGCATTACTTGGCGTGAAGACCGTCTATCGACTGACGTTGCGCGCCCTGCAAGGTTTCATCTAA
- a CDS encoding transposase, giving the protein MAVDSTGLKVYDQGEWKVPASTATRSGARGVKSISRSTRIRVKCMTALMMHQNVADGDALAKLLDQIPREEQIDVIGNDGAYDTKPCHSVIAARNAVPSIPPHEGAAHWLADTPCAAWRNGTVDAIARDAVGENRRKTVATTGDRLPRMRCIGPRRSPENCLWARHIDSQATAKSPLPSASLINRMADLARPQSVRIA; this is encoded by the coding sequence CTGGCAGTCGACAGCACCGGTCTGAAGGTCTATGACCAAGGTGAATGGAAGGTGCCCGCCAGCACGGCTACTCGAAGCGGCGCACGTGGCGTAAAGTCCATCTCGCGCTCAACGCGAATACGGGTCAAGTGCATGACCGCGCTAATGATGCATCAGAATGTGGCTGATGGTGACGCTCTGGCCAAGTTGCTCGACCAGATTCCACGCGAAGAACAAATCGATGTCATCGGCAACGACGGTGCCTACGACACTAAGCCATGCCATTCGGTCATTGCTGCGCGCAATGCTGTTCCTTCGATTCCGCCACACGAGGGTGCCGCTCATTGGCTAGCGGATACGCCCTGTGCGGCGTGGCGTAACGGCACAGTTGATGCCATTGCCCGTGACGCTGTCGGCGAGAATAGAAGAAAGACAGTGGCTACCACCGGTGATCGCTTGCCGAGAATGCGATGTATCGGTCCAAGACGCTCACCGGAAAACTGTCTCTGGGCGCGTCACATCGACTCGCAGGCGACCGCGAAGTCGCCGCTCCCGTCGGCGTCTCTCATCAACCGTATGGCGGACCTCGCTCGTCCGCAATCCGTTCGTATCGCCTGA
- a CDS encoding TIGR00730 family Rossman fold protein, whose amino-acid sequence MNKRKVIPSLRSLADQERAIVKKALASREIFTIIAEFIEATEYLSEICPTISIYGSARLKADSPHYQLTMEIARKLSDAGFAVISGGGPGIMEAANKGAHAGKAPSVGLNIELPHEQAGNNYQDISLRFRHFFTRKVTLVKNSDAVVVMPGGFGTLDELSEVLTLIQTRQSRLVPIILVGSIFWQGLIQWFRDQLIPMGLINLEDMNLIQVTDDPDQVLEAVRAFYKDIGEGVVA is encoded by the coding sequence ATGAATAAGAGAAAAGTGATTCCGAGCTTGCGCTCGCTCGCAGATCAAGAACGCGCGATAGTAAAGAAAGCCCTCGCTTCGCGAGAAATCTTCACGATTATTGCAGAGTTTATCGAGGCCACCGAGTACCTGTCCGAGATTTGCCCGACTATTAGCATTTACGGTTCGGCGCGCCTGAAAGCCGATTCTCCGCACTATCAGCTCACCATGGAAATTGCCCGTAAGCTGTCCGACGCCGGCTTCGCGGTGATCTCCGGCGGAGGTCCCGGCATCATGGAAGCGGCCAACAAGGGGGCGCATGCTGGTAAAGCGCCGTCGGTTGGCCTGAACATTGAGCTGCCGCACGAGCAAGCAGGCAACAACTACCAGGATATCTCGCTGCGCTTCCGCCACTTTTTCACTCGCAAAGTCACCTTAGTGAAGAATTCCGACGCGGTGGTAGTGATGCCAGGTGGTTTCGGCACGCTCGACGAACTGTCCGAAGTGCTGACCCTGATCCAGACGAGGCAGTCACGCCTAGTGCCGATCATCCTGGTCGGCAGCATTTTCTGGCAGGGCCTCATACAGTGGTTTCGCGACCAGTTGATCCCAATGGGCCTGATCAATCTGGAGGACATGAACCTAATACAGGTGACCGACGATCCGGACCAGGTGCTCGAGGCGGTGCGCGCGTTCTACAAGGACATCGGCGAGGGCGTTGTTGCATAA
- a CDS encoding IS5 family transposase — protein sequence MRKDIHKKGEPKARYRVRNWAAYNEGLISRGNVTIWIDEAVLARMPDAIPTRGRPCVYGDTLIQALLGVKTVYRLTLRALQGFTQSLRDLAFPSLPVPNYTTLCRRAKTLDVELPILRDNEPIHLVVDSTGLKVYGEGEWKVRQHGYSKRRTWRKVHLALNANTGQVHAALMTNQNVADGDALAKLLDQIPREEQIDVIVGDGAYDTKPCHAAIAARSAIPSIPPREGAAHWPADMPGAAWRNGAVDAIARDGRREWKQHNGYHRRSLAENAMYRFKTLTGNCLWARQIDSQATEVSIRVGVINRMADLARPQSVRIA from the coding sequence ATGCGCAAGGACATACACAAGAAAGGTGAGCCGAAGGCACGCTACCGTGTCAGGAATTGGGCAGCCTATAATGAAGGCCTGATCAGCCGGGGGAACGTAACAATATGGATAGATGAAGCCGTCCTTGCCAGAATGCCCGATGCCATACCCACACGTGGTCGCCCGTGTGTATACGGCGATACGCTGATTCAGGCATTACTTGGCGTGAAGACCGTCTATCGACTCACCTTGCGCGCCCTGCAAGGTTTCACCCAAAGTCTGCGCGATTTGGCCTTCCCGAGCTTGCCGGTGCCGAATTACACCACGCTCTGTCGCCGGGCAAAAACGCTTGATGTCGAACTGCCGATCCTTCGTGACAATGAACCGATCCATCTGGTTGTCGACAGCACCGGTCTGAAGGTCTATGGAGAAGGTGAATGGAAGGTGCGCCAGCACGGCTACTCGAAGCGGCGCACGTGGCGTAAAGTCCATCTCGCGCTCAACGCGAATACAGGTCAAGTGCATGCAGCGCTAATGACGAATCAGAATGTGGCTGACGGTGACGCTCTGGCCAAGTTGCTCGACCAGATTCCACGCGAAGAACAAATCGATGTCATCGTCGGTGACGGTGCCTACGACACCAAGCCATGCCATGCGGCCATTGCTGCACGCAGTGCTATTCCTTCGATTCCGCCACGCGAGGGTGCCGCTCATTGGCCAGCGGATATGCCCGGTGCGGCGTGGCGTAATGGCGCGGTTGATGCAATTGCCCGTGACGGTCGTCGAGAATGGAAGCAACACAATGGCTACCACCGGCGATCGCTTGCCGAGAATGCGATGTATCGGTTCAAGACCCTCACCGGAAACTGTCTCTGGGCGCGTCAAATCGACTCGCAGGCGACCGAGGTCTCCATTCGCGTCGGCGTCATCAACCGTATGGCGGACCTCGCTCGTCCGCAATCTGTTCGTATCGCCTGA